TGCCATAGCATCTaacttaaaatacatttaaatttaagaaCTAATAGTACaactaaaactgaaagaaaaaattTAAAGCTACAcacaaatgataataataataacaatgttAAGAGtgcataaaaatactaaaactaaaattaaaaagaaaacaaagtaCTAAAAAGCTGATTCAAAATGCTACAATATTGTATAAATATGACTTAAATGGCACTAATAAGTTCAGCATTCATCATAACATTAACTGATGAATGAATGCTATAAGTAGATGTTTGTGACTGTCAAAGGGTTGGTACTAGTGTCCcaaaaaatgtaaatcaatCAATCGATCGATTTGATAGGCCAATGTCTGCCAGATCTTTCCTTGTGTATTAAATGTAATCCTCAAACTATTGTCTCCGCAAAATGGTTTTCATTACTCGCTTCTGCCTGTAATTCTTTTCCTCTCCCTTGTGGGTCCAATGCCAGTACCACTGAAATTACGTCTTGAAGACCAAATGGATTCACCGTCCCTTTGTTGTCATCACCACCCTCCATGAAAGAGGTTAAAATCCACTTGTAGCTTCCCAAGTGACCCTCATCCCACTCTGGCAGCATTGTGCATCATGATAAATCCATGAGAGCTGCCTTACTGCAGCCCACATCGAGACAGAGGCAATCAATCAGTATGAGATTACTAAAGGCAGCACACCAGAGGACACCTGCATACTACATAGCACTTTGAATTTAATGAGCTGCTGCTCGAAAGATAAGGAACCAGCATTTACTGTGCACTTGTGCTTTTCTTTCACTATTCTGCACacaatatacacatacatacagatATACAGACAACcattacatgcacagctctgcCATGACAACTCTTGTAGTGTTTGGCAATGGATATGACATTTAGTGCATTTATAATGGGATTTCGCCAATAATGCGATAAAACTTCAACTCATGTAAACGCAGTACTTTGATTAAACTAATGCGATTAAGCTCATAATTGTAGTAAGCATAATAGGTAGTGTACGCTGATTTTAATCACAATATACAggcatgtaaacaccttaatcgCATTATTAATAAACGCATTATTAATGAATCGCATTATTAGTAAACGTAGTCAATGCTGCTATTGCTGCTGGTGTTTTTTGatgatgctgctgctgctgctgctatgcAAGTACGGGCCTTGCAACagccaatacatacacgacacACTGTTGTGAGCAactaagacatgctgctgctgtacaaaacagcgtacatgaattacccgCAGCAGATATACAGGTGGAACTGGGGAAAGtagagggtttctgaaagcgctgcaactgctacagcaaatgctgaccaagtaAAGTTGAGCAACGAGCttattggctactgatacatcAGGAACCAATCAACTGTACCCTATGCAAAttatgtgattgcaagcagattgagttaGGGACCCGTCAGCCTGCGGCATCTAGAGTTTCATTATAGaactttgtttttttagtgGTCCCAAAAAAGtggatatttaaatacatttttttgaatgaaatgtttttattgaaaagtaggctttaaaaaaaaaaaaaaataaaaaaaaaaaataaaaagtaggtACTACTACCATTGTAAAgaatcattcacacagaatgcagATGCAGCACTCAGAAATGGTTTTTAAAAAAGCACAGTGCAGAACGCGAGGATCTCGAGACACACTTTTGAGACGTGGTGCAACGGCAGTAACgaacaaataaaacagttgCCATGCCAACTCGCTACTGTACACAAAATCTTGCAACGCTTGCCCCGCCTccgagttcttctgattggtccactgttttggaactgacattgatgatCACCACTGCATGTAAAAATcgaaattcttttaacttgacacacgtcttaagccggggacacacctaacgattgtaagcccgattatgaatgtaatttgatacttacgACTGAACATGTCCAATCGGCccgagtcagagccagttgcgttcagtcggtGTTTACAGTTGGTGCTTAAAATCGtgcaccaagccgacggtcggccgtcgggcagtttttcttcgtcggccgactaagtttcctcggtgtgttctgcaccgtcggctgaagttggtcctcgtcggctttgtttcggccgattcgaaatgttgaatcggcgttggaccTCGTCGGGCCGTCGGGCcatatgatcattctgattggctgttcagctagcgaaccagtgcatgagaaaagaaaaacggaAGTGACGAAGCAAGTAAACGACGAAGTCAAGAGGGAACACACATTGTTTACCTTAGGTACGTGAAAGACATGGCTATCTGGAACGAGGCAAGTGAAGACGAATTGATCAACATGATCCAGGAAAGGCCGGGTTTGTATGACATTACGGAAAAATGTTATGTCAACCGTGTGCTGAAAGCTGAACTGTGGCGTGAGATCGAAAAATAAACTCGTCATATCAGGTAAGATTTCCTTTTTGGCAATTGAGAAAGCTTGTTTGTAATTGTTCAATAGTCCATAGTAAAACTAATATAACCAttttagtgttttgtgtgtaccaaactaagtttgtttatggaaacagacagtaattaatatgtgctgtgctagcatctcatatttcataataatattaaagttaatcaaattgttaataatataattaacaatacagcaaaaagtaacatttgttggcataacaaatactcattaaagtgacaaaataaGCAGCCATAACACTTAATGCTTACAAAATTTTACTTTGTCCCTCAGAAAAAGAGCTCAAGAAGCGGTGGGATTCATTGCGAACCCAATACATGCGTTATAAGAAACAAGGACCCTCAGGAAGTTCTGGAGCTCAGAAGactggcaggcagcaatggatcCTGAACCGCCTGCAGTTTCTAGAGCCTCACACAAAAAGGAAGGAGAGCACTTCAAATCTAATGATcatggtaaataaacaaatatatttatatttatttatttatttattgtttaatttcagaataaaataaacattttgctttttgtaAGATGGCAAGTGCTTCTTTAAAAGAGTCTATTCACAAGTAACTCCGCATATTAAGTCAAGCCATTACATTAACTTGTCACATTTGTATCTTATGTTTTTAAGGAACCTGCGGCTGATAGTGATTCCTGTTCACCCTCAGATGGTACCAACAGTGACACCTGGACTGGCACCCATGAAGACCCCAGCTTCAGTGATGCTGACCTACGGTCAAGTACACCCTTGGCTGAATCCACCATCTGTGGAACTGAGTCCACAGCCATGAGAAAGGACCATTTGCAAAGCTCCAACATAAAACCAAAGCCTCCAGGGAAGCGCAGGAAGATGCAAGACGAATCCTCCAGCGAGGAATCCACAAACTTGATGCGCACCATCGGCAAAACTCTGGAAAAGTTGGCATCACAGGAAAACACCAATGATGCCATCTCagcttactgcaaaaatcttgaaCACAGAATGCGGAATTTGCCACCACATCTACTGCCACATTTCCAGCATGAGGTTGAtaattgcattttcaaatattcagtGGGCCACAACCATGCACTGGATGCATCTTCCAATCAGTATAcacacttgtaattttttatgtagcaaaattgtaaacagatattgtagcatttagtaaatatgtcacgCTTAGTTGTACGTTATATTAGAGTACTTATGCAAAGTTTatatttctgtacattttatttattttaaataccaactgttgatatttttctgtaaattaccttaatgctatttttgcacatttgaaaataaaacactgactttGTGTAAAAGGTACTTCACtgttctttatgtaaaaaaaaaatcacaaaacacaatgatgtaaaaatataaactttattttgcaaattcacaccattgttataaaacataaaccAAGGTCAAGGGGGAAAGAAACAAGTTTGCTACATGCTTATATTTTGCCCCACTGAAAGGGCACTGCACCGGTGTCCGAATTAAAGTACTGGCACAGTTTATCCCTGAGCTGTTTGGCGTGTGTTGTACTGTTGGTTGTGCGTGGCAGAGAGGCCTGCTGTAGGCCAGGGTCTTCTCTCCATCTTCCAGGGACAGTGTCATGATCTTGTTCTTCCTGGTCGATTCCTTGCCATGTACACTTCAC
The window above is part of the Chanodichthys erythropterus isolate Z2021 chromosome 3, ASM2448905v1, whole genome shotgun sequence genome. Proteins encoded here:
- the LOC137010728 gene encoding uncharacterized protein, translating into MRYKKQGPSGSSGAQKTGRQQWILNRLQFLEPHTKRKESTSNLMIMEPAADSDSCSPSDGTNSDTWTGTHEDPSFSDADLRSSTPLAESTICGTESTAMRKDHLQSSNIKPKPPGKRRKMQDESSSEESTNLMRTIGKTLEKLASQENTNDAISAYCKNLEHRMRNLPPHLLPHFQHEVDNCIFKYSVGHNHALDASSNQYTHL